GCCATTTCAGTTCATATGGCCAATATGGCTATGAGAGAGGAACGGACGGTGAAGTGGCTACCCGAGTATGATATATGAACAAATAAATAAATACTAAATGAAACTATTAAAACTAATGGTCCTTGGCTTGATGCTGGGAACGACTGCATCGGCTCAGTCTAATGACTGGAAGGTGTTGTTCAACGGTAAAAACCTAAAGGGTTGGACCAAAATCAACGGACAGGCAGATTTCAAAGTAGAGAATGGGGTGATTGTGGGTGTAAGTAAGAGGAATACTCCTAATACTTTTTTGAGAACCAATAAGACTTATGGTGATTTTATTCTTGAGTATGAAGCCAAAATCGATCCTGCTTTGAATGCAGGGGTGCAAATCCGAAGCAATACTCAAGCGGATTATAGAAATGGAAAGGTGCATGGCTATCAAGTAGAATTAGATCCAAGTGATAGGGCATGGTCTGGTGGCATCTATGATGAGCAAAGAAGAGGATGGCTGTACAATTTGGAAGGAAATGAGGCAGGAAAGCTAGCCTTTAAACAAAATGAATGGAACCAGTTCAGGGTAGAGGCGATTGGTAATAGTATCAGAGTTTGGCTCAATGGTGTACCGACAGCCGATTTGGTAGATGACATGACCGCTAGTGGATTCATTGCCTTGCAGGTTCATACAATAGAGAATGAGGATCAGGAAGGTAAAGAAATCCGCTACAGAAACATTCGCATCCAAACCAAAAATCTTCAAGAGGTTAAAACTACTGTGAGTAATGAGATCAAGGAGGAAAGTTACCTGCTGAATACGCTGACCAAAAGAGAACAAGCCGATGGTTGGAAGCTTCTTTGGGATGGACAGTCCACGGATGGTTGGCGTGGAGCAAAATTGGATCGGTTTCCAGATAATGGATGGAGCATGGAGAATGGTCTACTCACTGTGGCAGACAATGATGGGGCCGAATCTGAAAATGGGGGAGATATCGTCACCATCAAAAAATATGAGAATTTCATACTGGAAGTCGACTTTAAGTTCAGTGAAGGAGCAAATAGCGGTATTAAGTATTTTGTGGACACAGAGCTAAATAAAGGTAAAGGTTCATCAATAGGCTGTGAATTTCAGATACTGGATGACAAGTTGCATCCCGACGCTAAAAAAGGAGTGGAAGGCAACAGAACAGTAGGGTCGCTTTATGATTTGATTACGGCTGATGCACGACTATATACCGAGGCTAAAGGTCCGCAAAAGAGAGTCAACGTCTATGGATGGAATAGGGCAAGAATAATCGTTCAAGGTCAGAAAGTACAGCACTACCTCAACGGTATGAAGGTGGTAGAATACGAAAGAGGTACACAGATGTGGAAGGCTCTGGTAGCCTACAGTAAGTATCAAAAATGGCCCATCTTCGGGGAGGCGCCCATAGGTCATATCCTGCTACAAGATCACGGAAATGAGGTTTCGTTTAAAAACATTAAAATCAAGGAATTGTAAGTTATGGAGAATTCTAGAAGGAAATTTATCAAAAATGCAGCTGTAGGGTCTGCAGGTTTTATGCTAGCAGGTTCTGCCCTATCCGCCAAAAGTTATAGTCAAATATTAGGTGCTAACGATCGTATACATGTAGCAGTATTAGGTCTGGGCAGACGTTTGGGAGGTTTCATTGATCCATTGACTCAGTCTTCAAGCAATGTTGAGCTTAGGTATCTCTGTGATGTGATGGCAAGCCAGAGAGAAAAAGCTGCTTCCATTTTTGCAGACAAATTGGATTATAAACCGAAGCTGGAAAATGATTTGCGAAAAGTATTTGCAGATAAAAAAGTAGATGCCGTTTTCAATGCGACCCCAGATCACTGGCATGCACCTGGATCCATTATGGCGCTGGAGGCAGGAAAACACGTGTATGTAGAGAAGCCATGTAGTCACAATATGAATGAAAACGAATTGCTGGTAGCAGCAGCGCAAAAGTATGGTAAAGTCGTACAGATGGGTAACCAACAGCGTTCCTCGGCTCATAGTGTGCATATCATCAATGAAATACACAAAGGCTTGATCGGTAAGGCATACAAGGCCGTAGCCTTCTATACCAATAAGCGAGGTAGAGTGCCTAATCAACAGGCTGCTCCAGTCCCGCAAGGATTGGATTGGGAGTTGTTTCAAGGACCCGCACCCCGCAGAGCTTATACTTCAGAGACCTGGGATTACAACTGGCACTGGTACGGGTGGGACTATGGTACTGCGGAGGCAGGCAATAACGGTACGCACGAAATGGATATAGCTCGATGGGCACTACGGGTAGATTTTCCTAACCGTGTAGATGTAGATGCGGCCAAGGGCCAATATTTGAATGATGGATGGGAGATGTATGATACAATGGAGGCTACTTTCAAATTTGACGACAACAAATCGATCAAATGGGATGGGCGTAGCAGAAATGGCTATGATACCTATGGGTATGATCGAGGGACCATTATCTACGGAAGTGAGGGTAGTGTTTTTGTCAATAGGAATAAGTACATCGTTTATGATTTGGCGGGAAAAGTCGTGAAAGATTT
This is a stretch of genomic DNA from Reichenbachiella ulvae. It encodes these proteins:
- a CDS encoding Gfo/Idh/MocA family protein, giving the protein MENSRRKFIKNAAVGSAGFMLAGSALSAKSYSQILGANDRIHVAVLGLGRRLGGFIDPLTQSSSNVELRYLCDVMASQREKAASIFADKLDYKPKLENDLRKVFADKKVDAVFNATPDHWHAPGSIMALEAGKHVYVEKPCSHNMNENELLVAAAQKYGKVVQMGNQQRSSAHSVHIINEIHKGLIGKAYKAVAFYTNKRGRVPNQQAAPVPQGLDWELFQGPAPRRAYTSETWDYNWHWYGWDYGTAEAGNNGTHEMDIARWALRVDFPNRVDVDAAKGQYLNDGWEMYDTMEATFKFDDNKSIKWDGRSRNGYDTYGYDRGTIIYGSEGSVFVNRNKYIVYDLAGKVVKDFASDQQEAGVALGGGGSASTRHAQNFFNSIRGKEQLTAPIEDASVSMAMVHYTNVAYRVGKGFDIDPSGKFMDQEALKLWAREYEKGWEI
- a CDS encoding 3-keto-disaccharide hydrolase; the protein is MKLLKLMVLGLMLGTTASAQSNDWKVLFNGKNLKGWTKINGQADFKVENGVIVGVSKRNTPNTFLRTNKTYGDFILEYEAKIDPALNAGVQIRSNTQADYRNGKVHGYQVELDPSDRAWSGGIYDEQRRGWLYNLEGNEAGKLAFKQNEWNQFRVEAIGNSIRVWLNGVPTADLVDDMTASGFIALQVHTIENEDQEGKEIRYRNIRIQTKNLQEVKTTVSNEIKEESYLLNTLTKREQADGWKLLWDGQSTDGWRGAKLDRFPDNGWSMENGLLTVADNDGAESENGGDIVTIKKYENFILEVDFKFSEGANSGIKYFVDTELNKGKGSSIGCEFQILDDKLHPDAKKGVEGNRTVGSLYDLITADARLYTEAKGPQKRVNVYGWNRARIIVQGQKVQHYLNGMKVVEYERGTQMWKALVAYSKYQKWPIFGEAPIGHILLQDHGNEVSFKNIKIKEL